The nucleotide sequence TTCCAGGTTCCCCTGCAGACCCTGGAGGCGGTTGAAGGGAAGCCCGCTTCCGTATTTTAAAAGGCCGATCATCGCACCGGCTCTGGCATCGTATTTCTCGCGGCCGGCTTCCCGGGGAAGCGCGGCAGTGAAGACCGCGCCGCACAGACCGCAGCGGAGGCGTTCCAGTGCATAGGTCCTGGCACCCAGCGGAGCCTGGCCTGTGATCCGCACCACAGTGCGGGGCAGCTTTTGATAGAGGGTTCCCTTCCCGCATTCCAGACAAGGATCACCGGCGTGAAGCAAGGAGTGAGGGATTTCGATCTGCTCGGCCCCGCGATACGCGTCGGCTCCGTTTCGGCCGTGGCCCCTGGGAGGTGGTTTGCCGTTCCGCTTTTTGTCGGATTCGGTTTCGCCCGTGTCCCCGGTATGCTCCGAGGATTTGCCGGAGTTCGGCTCGGCATCGGCCTGATCAGAATTGCCCACGACCTGTCTGGTCTTCTCCGTCTTCGCGCCGAACAGCATCTTCTGCAGCCGGCCGATCGACATGTTCTTTTCTTGAATCAGGCCCGCCACATATTCATAGGATTCAAAAACCCGCTCGATCAGCTCCGCATCTTGATGAGCCAGCGATTGCCTGGCGCGGTCCGCCACATCCTGGAGTCGTTTGTGATCCACTTCCATGACCTCCGGTTTCTTCCGATTCATGATCCACCATCCGTGGCAAACACAGAGCCTCCAAGTCCGTTCGCTCAGTGAAGGAATACCCTGATTGTCGCAGCGTGGCAAGAGCAATTGTCTGATGCGACGATCAAGCCTGGGGGCCCACGGGCCGCCAGTCGGGGGCCCACGGGCCGCCAGTCGGGGGCAGCTCCCGTTCGCTCCGGGTTGCCGGCCGAGAACAGAACCGACAATTGATGAGCTGCCAGGCGTTGCGTGGCGGTATCTCGCGCGTCGGGCCACCAGTGAAGGCGCCCTTCGGAAAAACGCTTGTGACAGAGCCAGAAACCCTGGCCATCATACACCAGCACCTTGATGGCAGTCTTTCTGCGATTGCGAAAGCAAAACACCGTCCCCGCGAAGGGGTCTTCACCCAGGGTGTCTTTGCACAACCGTGCCAGTCCATCGATGCCCCTGCGAAAATCCGCCGGTTGGGTGGCGACCAGGATCTTCATCTGCGGTGTAATAGCCAGCATCAGTTTGAGCCTCGCAGGCTGCGTCCCACCACCGCGATATCGGCGGCCTGATAACCTGTCAGATGGACCCGCAACATTCCGGCATGGTCCTCCCACTCGATCACGCATGCGGGAGCCGGGGCAGAGACGGACGGCAATTCGACAAATGCCGCCCCGTTTTCCGCTGGTTGCTCTTCCGCCAGAAAAACCCGCTTTTTCAACGCATAGTAGTCAAGCTTCAATGACCGGGCGGTGCGTGTCACACCATATTTGCCGGCCAGCCTGACCGCCATTTCCCACAAGGGTGCGGGAATCCGCGCCCCGGGCTGTTTTGTCTCCCGCCACCCCGACAATCGATCCCGAACCCTAGCCAGATCCGGGGACAGTGCATTCTGATTCGCCATCGCCGACCTCCTGATAAGAGAAACCGCTCACGATAGCAGATTCAAAAAAAACAATCATGCACGCTTACCGGAAGGACACGAAAGTTTGTTGCTTTATCGTCAAATCCGTCACATCCCTCTTCACATCACACAATCAACTACTGACCGCGAGAAGTTCCTCCCGCATGAGAAGAGATCACCGGCATATTAAATCGCGTGGGTGTCGAGAACCCGCGCAAATATGACTGGAAGTCATGACAGTTTGCAGCCCTATTCACAACTGCTAAGACCTCTCGACAGAGACGTTTACTTTATAACTTCGGTACATCTGAAGAGGTCTTCATAATAGGGGGATCCAGCTTAAATTCTGCTGCCAACCAGCTTATGGCTAAATCAAATAACTCCTGTGGATGTGTCGCATAATGTCGCTCCGACATCGATTGCGGCGCATGTCCCAGATATAAGTCCACCAAGCTGTTGTAACTTACATTATTTCGCAAGCGGGATGCGGAAGTTTTTTTTAATGACTTCAAAGGTTTATTAATGCCAACTTTTTTCCTAAATCGATCAAATACGCACTTGATATTATCACTTTTTTGATACTTCTGATTTTTATTGATCGATTCGCTCAAAAGTGGTGCCCCTTTATTATTCAATAGGAATCGCTCGCTTTCACTGTCGTTTTGGTACTTCCGGAGGAGCTTTAGTGTTTCGGGCCATAGTAAATAATTAACTGTTGGAACCCCCTCATGATGCGACGTTTTAGATCGTTTGCGAATAATCCGACCAGCAGATAGGTCAACTTCATTTTTACGTAAATCTGAGATATCTTTTTGTGTCATTCCACAATTTAACATCAACAAAATAAATAATTTTGTTCGCCCCTTGGATTTATTGAGTAAAACCGCAATCTCATCATCAGTAAATTCAATTATGTTCATAGGGCCGGAACGAATCGAAAGAATATCTACCCGCCCATCCAAAACACGGGGCAAGTTGGGTATTGCTTCTATGTGCCAGAGCCAACGAACAAAACTCTTCATCGAGTGTAAGTAGCCACGAGCTGTTGTATTTGACCATTTCCCATTTTTGATATTCTCCAATAAAACCGACTGGTATTTCAGTAATAACTTCGTGTTGATTTCTGAAATTGAAATGTTGCCATCGATCGTTTGTTGGAAATGTGAAAGATGTAACTCAAGAGTATATAGACGAAATAGTGAAAGTCTGTTTGAATCGACTTCCTGTTTTTTATGTTTGATAAATTCTGCAATATTATCGCTAAGTAAGTCTTGGGAATTAACTGATTGCTCGCGAACTGAATCGAGTCGATCTAGCCATATTTCTCGAAGAATCCGTTGTGGGCTCCCATCCAACTCCAACGCATATTTTTTTCGAGATTCGATTGTAGAGTCACTCAGCGATGGAAACACAAAATTGACTGTTTTTAATTCTTTAGCAGTTTGTTCGAGCAAATTTTCTGGCAAGTCAATTGTGGGGACTGTAAACTCCGATTCAAAATAATCCTCACGTTTCGGAGATTTAAGGACAGGTGCCTCTAAGGCTGAACGAAGTTTGATAAGTTTTTCATATGCAGTTTGCGCCATTTGGGTTTCGCCATGGCGATTCGACCAAGTCAAAACACGGTCCCAAGTTTCGATTAGAGAATCATATTCAGCCTGATGTTTTCGAGGAATAACAGCATCAACACGAAGTTTAATTTGGTTCCATTCACTGATGGCAGCCGCATAAGCATTTCGATCGGATTTACCTCGCCCGCCATTAAAGTAATAGACCTTACCGTTATACTTCTTTCGCCAGCGACCAGCTCTATTTTTACTCCCAGCCTGCCACGTTAATTTATTGGTTTGCAAACCCTTTTCCCCCAAAGATCCGGTGATATCTTTGGTGATACCTTTTTTGTATCAATTCGGGTAAAAAAGGTATCACGCCATCTACACAAACCATTATAAAAAAAGACATTACAACTTAAAACTGCATTTTCGGGACGCAGAGGTCGCAAGTTCAAATCTTGTCATCCCGACTTTTATGTCGTTTTATATCTTCGACTTATGAAATCGCCTTCTGGTCCGTTATCCACCAGGTCACCCTGGTCCGTTATTCTGTAATTTTTCATGCAAAATTACAATGCTCAGAGCCCCCAGGATCGCTGCTCCTGCCTCCTGAACTGCAAACGTGATTCTTCTCTCTTACATCCTGCTCCTAAATCGCTACTGAGGGCCTCTCAGGAGGCTGTCCGATGTCTGGCCGATATCACACACTTCGAATTTATTCAGTAATTGGACTTCGAGCGGCTCATTGTTTGTCGAATCAGGAAGAGGCGAAGGTTACTGATTGATCTTTCTCGACCGCTCGGTATGAGATTCAGCGTTGACCGAACGTAGAAATGTTAGGCCAAGATGTTGCGCCAGCTAAAAGGGTGGTTATTTGGGATCCAAATTGTATGTCAACATTCCCAGACGTGGATTTCCCGACCACGCGATTTCTGTGAGGAACCTACTTCGGCGTTTCACTCCGAATGTACGAAGCCAAAGCCTGAAAGTGCGTCGGTGTTGGTGCTGGTTGATGCTGCAACGGGTGGCATTCACCTCACCACCCAGCGAAGTGAACTATGACGTGAATCAGATTTGATAGCTGCAGATCATGGACGCCTTGTTGGCAACGCCTAGTGGTCTGGACCAATCAAGATCGGACGACGAACCTGAAAAGTCTTTCCGGTGATGACGCAAGCATAAACTCCCACGGAGAGAGTATCTTTGGGAAGAGTAATTCGCAACTGCTCGTTTTGTAGATTCAAGGTCTGCCGAATGGCCTGACTGATTTGGTCGCGGGGGTCGTTCGCGATCCACCCTTGGTCGTCCGCTTTGCAACCAAGTGCCTCAATCCATGGGCCCCTAAACCATGGTGGAATAGGGATGTTTGGAAGAAACGGGTCGATCCACACACAAACACTATCATTAATATGCGAGGTTACAGGGAGAGTGCTCGTACAGCCCCAACTTAGTTGCGCGGATGGAAACGCGAGTAGCCCTTTCAAAAACATCCTTCGATCTAGCATGACAGAGGGACACCAAATAACTTCCTAGGTTCACTTTTATGTATCCACTAACAATATTTTGGAAGCCCATCGCAAAGTGCGGAACCACACATGAGAATGGACTACCCGTCTGTCTCGAGTCGGTGTGTGGGTGTAAAATGCCCAAGTAGGAGCCGTCTGTTTGGCGTTATAGACGCCGGTTGTTCCCGACCAATGTGCGACTTGTGCCGTTTTCTTCGTGACAGCGGTTGCATCGACCGACTGGAGAATGGAACGCCACTAAATGCAGAAGTGCAACAGACAGACGCACTTTAAGCATAACCTAAAGTGCATCGGATTCATCGTCCGATGCACTTTGAGGGCAGCTATTAACCTCAAATATCATTCGTTTTAAATTACTGTTCTGTATTTGACGAGTTTCACGAACAGATTCTGGGATTTGACGATTCAATCTACTCACAAATCGAATCGTGGGTTCGTTGAAGATGCAATCAACCATTCAAAAGTTTCATTTCGCTATTCAGACGTTTTTCCGGCTCGTTTATCTTTTATGTTTTGTAACGAAACGTATTTGTAAAGAGTTGTTCTCGAAATCTTCAACGTATCACAAATGTCGTCTATACTGTTCGATTTATCTCGAAACAGCTTTTGTGCCAGAACAATTCTAGGGGACTTTGGATTCAGTGGGGGCGTCCTCCCTTACGCCCTCGTGCTCGGGCTGCAGCCAAGCCTGCTTTAGTTCTCTCTTGTATAAGTCGTCGCTCGAATTGGGCGAGAGCAGAGAAAACATGAAAGATGAGTTCTCCTGAAGGTGTTGTTTTATCGATTATACCATCACTAATCGAACGAAATCCGATTTCTCGTTCCTTCAAGTCTTCGATCATAGTGACGAGATGACGAAGTGATCGTCCCAGACGATCGAGCCTCCAAACAAGAAGAGTATCTCCACGTCGCAAATTTTCCTGGCACAGCCAAAGCCCCGGTCGATCTGCTTTAGCACCCGAAAGTTTGTCACAGAAGATGTTCTCCCGTTTGACCCCATGTTGAAGTAGAGAATCAATTTGGAGGGAGAGTTCTTGATCACCAGTGCTCACTCGGGCATAACCAATCAAACGCTGTTGCTGAAATTCATGAGATACCATCTTGATTGTCCCTCTAACAGGCAACAATGTTCCTCTACTAATAGAGAAACGTGGCAATATGAATTTGTTCCTTAGCAGATGATAATAAATTCTGACTTTGAAATATTTTTCTAAATGTGCCGAGTATTCAGATTATACAGCCAACCGGTCTCCTCTGGTTACATCTAAAAGTGAAAACGAGTCCCATAATGGTGCATGTCAATAATCAAAACTCCACTCCTTCCGACAAGTTTTCGGGACGCTCTTCCGCGTCCTCCGCAATTCTCGTGAATCCTCGTCTTCTGCTAAATGAGGACCGTTAGTTTTCAATACCAAATATCAGTTCAAGGGAATTTCGCCCCGTAATTCGCACACACCGACACTCCCAAAACCAACAAAATCACACACTCAAACAATTTGCGGGACAGTCACATGCTAACTCTTTAACCGTAAACGGAAATCTTTTGAGTCCTGCCCTTTTAAGCCTCTGAAATGCCGGCAGATTTGTGACTACACTGGTATATCTAGAGAGCCTATCACATTAAATTATAGAGTCTTTCAATCTATTATACTCGGTCCAAATGCCCCTGGAGACGCTATAGTAAAACTGGCCACAGTCTAAATGCACAAAATTGATTTGATTAATCACTTTTCTTAATTCCAGAGAGCGACTTGAGTATAAAGTCTCTTCCAGGTTCAAAATATCTTTCTCGAACAAGTTTTGATTAGGTAGAGTTTTTTTTGCGATTGGGTAATGAACTTTTGGGGGGCGCTGTTGGTCCGGGATCAATGACAGTTCTCTGCTTCAGATCATAAACCATGCCGGCTGTTAACACAGAATAAGTCACATTGGTCAGGGCAAAGGGATCTCGGTTTTCTGCATAACCGATATGGTTAATCTGTATGGAGCTGCCATCGACCACAATCACCGTTCCGGTGCCGATGACCCGGGCCCGTTGCTCGTTCTCGATGATCAATCCTGTATTTTCTTCGATGCCCAGTCCCAGTAATGCCGGGTTGGTGGCCATGGCATGAACGAGTCGGGAAATGCGTGATCTCTGTACGAAGTGAGTATCGAAGATCATATCCTGGATCAGTCCCAGCCCTTTGGTCATTTCAATGCCCCCCTTTCGAAATAATCGAAATCGATTGTTCTGGAAGATCATGACTTCCGGTAGAACTGCGGCACCAGCAGAAGTCCCGGCGATGACGCAGCCTCCCATCTGATAGCGTTCCAGTAAAGCATGATGCAGAGGCGTGCCACCAATCAGTGAAGACAGACGCAGCTGATCGCCTCCTCCAAACATAAAGAGGGTTGTTTCATGAATGATTTTACAGAGTGCTTTCGACCCGGCGTCGGTTCGTTCTCCGATATGAATCGTCTGAATACTTTTGGGGTTGAAGGCAGAAAAGAGCACATTGTAATCGCGAGCCCGTTCGTTGGGATTCTCGCTCGCCGTCGGTACTACAACGATGCGGGCCTGGGAGCCCCCCGCCAGCTCGACCATTTCACGAAAGATTTCTGAATCCGCTGATTTCTTTTCATTTCCGCCAATGGGAATCAGAATACGGGGTTTCAGAACAGAATGAGAGGTTCGTTTCTTCAAGCGATTTACTTTGATTATGTTTTTATCATTGCGATTTGAATCTGTCACACTGTACTGCAACCTGTTGCGAAGATACAGTCAGAGGATGTCGATAATCGTTTGTCATGGTGGATCATCATCAAACC is from Gimesia maris and encodes:
- the tnpB gene encoding IS66 family insertion sequence element accessory protein TnpB (TnpB, as the term is used for proteins encoded by IS66 family insertion elements, is considered an accessory protein, since TnpC, encoded by a neighboring gene, is a DDE family transposase.), translating into MRDRVGGPCRNVAGPSDRLSGRRYRGGGTQPARLKLMLAITPQMKILVATQPADFRRGIDGLARLCKDTLGEDPFAGTVFCFRNRRKTAIKVLVYDGQGFWLCHKRFSEGRLHWWPDARDTATQRLAAHQLSVLFSAGNPERTGAAPDWRPVGPRLAARGPPGLIVASDNCSCHAATIRVFLH
- a CDS encoding tyrosine-type recombinase/integrase, giving the protein MQTNKLTWQAGSKNRAGRWRKKYNGKVYYFNGGRGKSDRNAYAAAISEWNQIKLRVDAVIPRKHQAEYDSLIETWDRVLTWSNRHGETQMAQTAYEKLIKLRSALEAPVLKSPKREDYFESEFTVPTIDLPENLLEQTAKELKTVNFVFPSLSDSTIESRKKYALELDGSPQRILREIWLDRLDSVREQSVNSQDLLSDNIAEFIKHKKQEVDSNRLSLFRLYTLELHLSHFQQTIDGNISISEINTKLLLKYQSVLLENIKNGKWSNTTARGYLHSMKSFVRWLWHIEAIPNLPRVLDGRVDILSIRSGPMNIIEFTDDEIAVLLNKSKGRTKLFILLMLNCGMTQKDISDLRKNEVDLSAGRIIRKRSKTSHHEGVPTVNYLLWPETLKLLRKYQNDSESERFLLNNKGAPLLSESINKNQKYQKSDNIKCVFDRFRKKVGINKPLKSLKKTSASRLRNNVSYNSLVDLYLGHAPQSMSERHYATHPQELFDLAISWLAAEFKLDPPIMKTSSDVPKL
- a CDS encoding recombinase family protein, which codes for MVSHEFQQQRLIGYARVSTGDQELSLQIDSLLQHGVKRENIFCDKLSGAKADRPGLWLCQENLRRGDTLLVWRLDRLGRSLRHLVTMIEDLKEREIGFRSISDGIIDKTTPSGELIFHVFSALAQFERRLIQERTKAGLAAARARGRKGGRPH
- a CDS encoding helix-turn-helix domain-containing protein, which codes for MNPKSPRIVLAQKLFRDKSNSIDDICDTLKISRTTLYKYVSLQNIKDKRAGKTSE
- a CDS encoding cyanophycinase: MTDSNRNDKNIIKVNRLKKRTSHSVLKPRILIPIGGNEKKSADSEIFREMVELAGGSQARIVVVPTASENPNERARDYNVLFSAFNPKSIQTIHIGERTDAGSKALCKIIHETTLFMFGGGDQLRLSSLIGGTPLHHALLERYQMGGCVIAGTSAGAAVLPEVMIFQNNRFRLFRKGGIEMTKGLGLIQDMIFDTHFVQRSRISRLVHAMATNPALLGLGIEENTGLIIENEQRARVIGTGTVIVVDGSSIQINHIGYAENRDPFALTNVTYSVLTAGMVYDLKQRTVIDPGPTAPPKSSLPNRKKNST